The proteins below are encoded in one region of Paenacidovorax monticola:
- a CDS encoding cellulose synthase subunit BcsC-related outer membrane protein has product MIQHRPWARPSALLLALAGCLAHASAVGSSVDAAQAELLRNAQMWASKGRMDLARQNIDKLLAIDPDAPEGLAALGDIALRENNAAQARRILERLRARHPQHSATADLATLVRVYGPDQEKLARMRLMARAGRKAEAAEVARELFPDGPPTVGGLGLEYYQIVGSNPRTGTQASAELARLYRQTGDPNYRLAQIELQMARGAPAPGIARELESLAEAPGVNLQSLRDLWHRVLERLDSPAALVPRLQAYVRRYPDDAAATERLAAARKAVARQEQLAHDPIHQARIAARKALDGAELEQAEQALQTILAQHPHDAEGLGGLGLVRLRQQRHAQAQELFEQAYRASPQKKWQDLQATARFNGLLQQADAAAQGNRLDEAADLAAQALALRPNHDDALVTLAGIKVRQDDLPRAQALYEQALQATPAHQGALRGLASVLTRTGRTGEALALLERAEREHPGQVRQFAGARADILSSQAEARLAAQQPGVALRLLESALQLTPEDPWLRHRLARVYLQLDQRREALDVMDEGIAAAPGDTDMRYARALIRSATNDDTGALADLEHISPELRSDSMRALLRSATVYSAAARALAMPSGAQADALLAQAERQAGDDADLLFAVANTWFKRGQPAQGVAVFDRLAQRVSPLPPAVRLEHAALLGRAQDDPRLGALLPGLLATPGWTPAQDARLLTLQTDHLERLTEAALAAGDAGQARRLAQSPLHEGSVPPGPQAYARARLLAAAGAYPAATDYLREALQTQGDSPDVRMALGNALARQGLGAPAREQALWLTDHLPEDDTSQQLALLRLWQRIPAMDEARALAQRLRRRAPDDTDVLLHAARLERADSRYTQAVAYFQQALSQPAAQENRAKIEQELHAIEARRQAWVEFGHERLQKSSTSGISTLRGWERPAVAWMPRGYDGHYFLHVDQIHLDAGPLPSARSDAITYGQVGAWPESTYPAAPGAPKDSGANIGFGYRGDGIEWDVGATGVGFPVTNLVGGIAQSGSRDRYSYKLELSRRPLTGSLLAYAGARDPITGQVWGGVVATGVSGRISTDLGPYSASLSGSYALLQGRNVRDNTRLQLRGAVDRDVLRTPHSTVNVGAALALWSYARDLSEFSWGHGGYYSPRRYASLSLPVEWSGRKGALTWLLRGAVSVSHSSSQASDYYPTSPALQAQAQALGRAPFYAGGQSSGFGRSLRGAVEYQATRQWALGAQLDLDRSAYYAPTTLLLYARILLDPVRAPLQDRPRPVQPYSSF; this is encoded by the coding sequence ATGATCCAGCACCGCCCGTGGGCCCGCCCCTCGGCCCTTCTGCTCGCGCTCGCGGGCTGCCTGGCCCATGCCTCGGCGGTGGGCAGCAGCGTGGACGCGGCGCAGGCCGAACTGCTGCGCAACGCGCAGATGTGGGCCTCGAAGGGCCGCATGGACCTGGCCCGCCAGAACATCGACAAGCTGCTCGCCATCGACCCCGACGCACCCGAGGGCCTGGCCGCGCTGGGCGACATCGCCCTGCGCGAGAACAACGCAGCCCAGGCCCGGCGCATTCTGGAGCGGCTGCGCGCCCGCCACCCCCAGCACAGCGCCACGGCCGACCTGGCCACGCTGGTGCGGGTCTACGGCCCCGACCAGGAAAAGCTCGCCCGCATGCGCCTGATGGCGCGCGCGGGGCGCAAGGCCGAGGCCGCCGAGGTGGCCCGCGAGCTGTTCCCGGATGGCCCGCCCACCGTTGGCGGCCTGGGGCTGGAGTACTACCAGATCGTGGGCAGCAATCCCCGCACGGGCACGCAGGCTTCTGCGGAGCTGGCGCGGCTCTACCGGCAGACCGGCGACCCCAACTACCGGCTCGCGCAGATCGAACTGCAGATGGCACGGGGCGCGCCAGCACCGGGCATCGCGCGTGAACTCGAATCGCTGGCCGAGGCCCCCGGCGTGAATCTGCAAAGCCTGCGGGACCTGTGGCACCGCGTGCTCGAGCGCCTGGACAGCCCGGCCGCGCTGGTGCCGCGCCTGCAGGCCTATGTGCGCCGCTACCCCGACGACGCCGCGGCCACCGAACGCCTTGCCGCGGCACGCAAGGCAGTGGCGCGCCAGGAGCAACTCGCGCACGACCCCATCCACCAGGCCCGGATCGCGGCACGCAAGGCGCTGGACGGCGCAGAGCTGGAACAGGCGGAGCAGGCGCTGCAGACGATCCTCGCGCAGCACCCCCACGATGCCGAAGGCCTGGGCGGCCTGGGCCTGGTCCGGCTGCGCCAGCAAAGGCATGCACAGGCCCAGGAGTTGTTCGAACAGGCCTACCGCGCATCCCCCCAGAAGAAATGGCAGGACCTGCAGGCCACGGCACGGTTCAACGGCCTGCTGCAGCAGGCGGATGCGGCAGCCCAGGGCAACCGACTGGATGAGGCGGCCGACCTCGCCGCGCAAGCCCTGGCCCTGCGCCCGAACCACGACGATGCCCTGGTCACGCTCGCTGGCATCAAGGTCCGGCAAGACGACCTGCCCCGCGCCCAGGCGCTGTACGAGCAGGCCTTGCAGGCCACGCCGGCACACCAGGGCGCCCTGCGCGGCCTTGCGTCCGTTCTGACCCGCACGGGCCGGACCGGCGAAGCCCTGGCCCTGCTGGAGCGGGCGGAACGTGAACACCCCGGCCAGGTGCGCCAGTTCGCGGGCGCCCGGGCCGACATCCTGTCGAGCCAGGCCGAGGCCCGGCTGGCCGCACAGCAACCTGGCGTGGCCTTGCGCCTGCTGGAGTCGGCCCTGCAACTTACACCGGAAGACCCCTGGCTGCGCCACCGGCTGGCCCGCGTCTACCTGCAGCTGGACCAGCGGCGTGAAGCACTGGATGTCATGGACGAAGGCATTGCCGCCGCGCCCGGAGACACCGACATGCGCTACGCGCGGGCCCTGATCCGCAGCGCCACCAACGACGACACCGGCGCACTCGCCGACCTGGAGCACATCTCGCCGGAACTGCGCAGCGACTCCATGCGCGCCCTGCTGCGGAGCGCAACGGTCTACAGTGCCGCGGCCCGGGCCCTGGCGATGCCTTCTGGCGCCCAGGCCGACGCCCTGCTGGCCCAGGCAGAGCGGCAGGCCGGCGACGATGCCGACCTGCTGTTCGCCGTGGCCAACACCTGGTTCAAGCGCGGCCAGCCTGCGCAGGGCGTGGCGGTGTTCGACCGCCTCGCGCAGCGTGTGTCGCCGCTGCCCCCCGCCGTGAGGCTCGAACACGCCGCCCTGTTGGGCCGCGCGCAGGACGATCCACGGCTGGGCGCCCTCCTGCCCGGCCTGCTGGCCACCCCGGGCTGGACGCCCGCACAGGATGCGCGCCTGCTGACCCTGCAGACCGACCACCTGGAACGCCTCACCGAGGCCGCCCTTGCCGCTGGCGATGCAGGCCAGGCCCGGCGCCTCGCGCAGTCGCCCCTGCACGAAGGCAGCGTGCCGCCCGGCCCCCAGGCCTACGCCCGCGCGCGCCTGCTGGCGGCGGCTGGGGCCTACCCAGCCGCCACGGACTACCTCCGCGAGGCCCTGCAGACCCAGGGCGACAGCCCCGATGTGCGCATGGCGCTGGGCAACGCCCTGGCGCGTCAGGGCCTGGGCGCCCCCGCACGGGAGCAGGCGCTGTGGCTCACGGACCACCTGCCGGAAGATGACACCAGCCAGCAGCTCGCGCTGCTGCGCCTGTGGCAACGCATCCCCGCCATGGACGAGGCGCGCGCACTCGCGCAGAGGCTGCGGCGCCGCGCGCCGGACGATACCGACGTGCTCCTGCACGCGGCGCGGCTCGAACGTGCGGACAGCCGCTACACGCAGGCCGTGGCCTATTTCCAGCAAGCGCTTAGCCAGCCAGCCGCCCAGGAGAACCGGGCCAAGATCGAGCAGGAACTCCACGCCATCGAAGCGCGCCGCCAGGCCTGGGTGGAGTTCGGGCACGAGCGGCTGCAAAAGAGTTCCACCTCGGGCATCTCGACGCTGCGGGGATGGGAGCGCCCCGCCGTGGCCTGGATGCCCCGGGGCTACGACGGCCACTACTTCCTGCACGTGGACCAGATCCATCTCGACGCAGGGCCCTTGCCCAGCGCGCGCTCGGACGCCATCACCTACGGCCAGGTCGGGGCCTGGCCCGAGAGCACCTACCCCGCCGCCCCAGGCGCGCCGAAGGACAGCGGGGCCAACATCGGCTTCGGCTACCGGGGCGACGGCATCGAGTGGGATGTGGGGGCCACCGGCGTGGGCTTTCCCGTGACCAACCTCGTGGGCGGCATCGCCCAGAGTGGATCGCGCGACCGCTACAGCTACAAGCTGGAACTCTCCCGCCGGCCGCTGACGGGCAGCCTGCTCGCCTATGCCGGCGCGCGCGACCCCATCACCGGCCAGGTCTGGGGCGGCGTCGTGGCCACGGGGGTTTCGGGGCGCATCTCCACCGACCTGGGACCCTACAGCGCCTCGCTGAGCGGCAGCTATGCGCTGCTGCAAGGCCGCAACGTGCGCGACAACACGCGCCTGCAACTGCGCGGCGCCGTCGACCGTGACGTGCTGCGCACACCGCACAGCACCGTGAACGTGGGCGCGGCCCTGGCGCTGTGGAGCTATGCCCGCGACCTCTCCGAATTCAGTTGGGGGCACGGCGGCTACTACAGTCCCCGGCGCTACGCCTCGCTCAGCCTGCCCGTGGAATGGAGCGGCCGCAAGGGTGCCCTGACCTGGCTGCTGCGCGGCGCCGTGTCGGTATCGCACAGCTCCAGCCAGGCATCGGACTACTACCCCACCAGCCCCGCGCTGCAGGCACAGGCCCAGGCGCTCGGCCGTGCGCCCTTCTACGCAGGCGGGCAAAGCTCCGGGTTCGGGCGTTCGCTGCGCGGCGCCGTCGAATACCAGGCCACGCGCCAGTGGGCCCTGGGTGCCCAGCTGGACCTGGACCGCTCCGCCTACTACGCGCCAACCACCCTGCTGCTGTACGCACGCATCCTTCTGGACCCCGTGCGCGCGCCCCTGCAAGATCGGCCTCGGCCCGTGCAACCCTATTCGAGCTTCTGA
- the bcsQ gene encoding cellulose biosynthesis protein BcsQ, whose translation MRRIAFVSPLGGCGRSTLAAHVAALWAQHGLQTLAIDLSAQNTLGLHLGARELPLEGWHPSAAQGLWWGSAAQENSAGVRLLPHGQWEAGHAQALQERLHQDSQWLDTQLDSLDLTGTGAIVLDTPPLPSPLARQAAHCADLAVLALDASERSLRLHAPLQSFVSTLPASTQYAVAITGVDPRRASRREALRALHQQWGDRVIPYPLHDDEFVQEALAHALGVHQHAPQSQSAHDLQGIADWMARACGLDLGGTP comes from the coding sequence ATGCGCCGCATAGCCTTCGTCTCCCCCCTGGGCGGCTGCGGCCGCAGCACGCTGGCGGCGCACGTCGCGGCGCTGTGGGCCCAGCACGGGCTGCAAACCCTGGCCATCGACCTGAGCGCCCAGAACACGCTCGGGCTGCATCTGGGAGCGCGCGAACTTCCCTTGGAGGGCTGGCACCCGAGCGCCGCACAGGGCCTCTGGTGGGGCTCGGCCGCCCAGGAAAACTCCGCAGGCGTGCGCCTTCTGCCCCACGGGCAGTGGGAGGCGGGACACGCGCAGGCGCTGCAGGAGCGGCTGCACCAGGACTCGCAATGGCTCGACACCCAGTTGGACAGCCTGGACCTGACCGGCACCGGCGCCATCGTGCTCGACACGCCGCCCCTGCCCAGCCCTCTGGCGCGCCAGGCCGCCCATTGCGCCGATCTGGCGGTGCTGGCGCTGGACGCATCCGAGCGCTCGCTGCGCCTGCATGCGCCCCTGCAGTCCTTCGTGTCCACGCTGCCCGCCAGCACGCAGTACGCCGTGGCCATCACCGGCGTCGATCCCCGCCGGGCATCGCGCCGCGAAGCGCTGCGCGCGCTGCACCAGCAATGGGGCGACCGCGTCATCCCCTACCCGCTGCACGACGACGAATTCGTCCAGGAGGCCCTGGCCCATGCACTGGGCGTGCACCAGCATGCGCCGCAGTCCCAGTCGGCCCATGACCTGCAGGGCATTGCCGACTGGATGGCCCGCGCCTGTGGCCTGGACCTCGGAGGGACTCCGTGA
- the bcsZ gene encoding cellulose synthase complex periplasmic endoglucanase BcsZ yields MADPTRDAPQPWTRRHLLQACAGILAAASAPGQAQTPAQRAPGWPAWDTFQRQFVSDGGRVVSNDGEGGQTYSEGQAYALFFALVANDRDGFEKLLRWTEDNLCAGDITARLPAWLWGKRPDGTWGVIDDNAASDADLWIAYALAEAGRLWDDRRYRALSSVLAARIVREETADLPGLGPTLLPAPKGFAEGKERWRLNPSYMPLQVLQRLGTTTEQPVWKQLSASALQVIVGASPKGFAPDWTVYEARKGFTPDAKEKGQGTYNAIRVYLWAGMLHPGAAERKPLLAALAPMARLVRDRGHPPESIDVLSGQESGPAPSGFSAAMLPFLQASGDASALQVQQLRLQARPLRPQAYYEQCLALFGQGWMDGAYRFGPGGQLLPRWKAGP; encoded by the coding sequence ATGGCTGACCCCACCCGAGACGCCCCGCAGCCCTGGACGCGCCGGCACCTGCTGCAGGCCTGTGCCGGCATCCTGGCCGCGGCCTCTGCCCCCGGCCAGGCCCAGACCCCGGCGCAACGCGCCCCCGGCTGGCCTGCCTGGGACACCTTCCAGCGCCAGTTCGTGAGCGATGGCGGACGCGTGGTCTCGAACGACGGCGAAGGGGGGCAGACCTATTCCGAAGGACAGGCCTATGCCCTGTTCTTCGCGCTGGTGGCCAACGACCGCGACGGGTTCGAGAAGCTGTTGCGCTGGACCGAGGACAACCTCTGCGCGGGCGACATCACGGCCCGGCTGCCGGCCTGGCTCTGGGGCAAGCGCCCCGACGGCACCTGGGGCGTCATCGACGACAACGCCGCATCGGACGCCGACCTCTGGATCGCCTACGCGCTCGCCGAGGCGGGCCGCCTCTGGGACGACCGGCGCTACCGTGCGCTGTCATCCGTCCTGGCCGCGCGCATCGTGCGCGAGGAAACCGCCGACCTGCCAGGACTGGGCCCGACCCTGCTGCCCGCCCCCAAGGGCTTTGCGGAGGGCAAGGAACGCTGGCGCCTGAACCCCAGCTACATGCCCCTGCAAGTGCTGCAAAGGCTGGGCACGACCACCGAGCAGCCCGTGTGGAAACAGCTCTCGGCCAGCGCGCTCCAGGTGATCGTCGGCGCATCCCCCAAGGGCTTCGCCCCCGACTGGACCGTGTACGAGGCACGCAAGGGCTTCACGCCCGATGCCAAGGAAAAGGGCCAAGGCACGTACAACGCCATCCGCGTGTACCTCTGGGCCGGCATGCTGCACCCCGGGGCCGCGGAGAGGAAGCCGCTGCTCGCGGCCCTGGCCCCCATGGCCCGGCTGGTGCGAGACCGCGGCCACCCCCCCGAGTCCATCGACGTGCTGAGCGGCCAGGAATCCGGCCCCGCGCCCTCGGGCTTCTCGGCCGCGATGCTGCCCTTTCTTCAGGCCAGCGGCGACGCATCGGCCCTGCAGGTGCAGCAGCTGCGCCTGCAGGCGCGGCCGCTGCGCCCGCAGGCGTACTACGAGCAATGCCTGGCCCTCTTCGGCCAGGGCTGGATGGACGGCGCATACCGCTTCGGGCCCGGGGGACAACTCCTCCCGAGATGGAAAGCCGGGCCATGA
- the bcsE gene encoding cellulose biosynthesis protein BcsE encodes MPDSLAVVSKPSVVGFLSSWWRGGRARPARPALSAGLGIDGLPEGVGHVPVGTPAALLVQDEAHYGAWLPHLLADLLAAGPVFVLAPQPQALDRLLRVPALKQAHEARRLRAWVLPPAAQRQLQQDGLGGLMRELAQVGCTDRDSLCLLDANALLAGATIAQLERLGGQLRRWSAARPRPFALLFPTYLCQEDITGTVRSLGHTFSHVAQLGTASGQPGLTLYRWDADHGAVFNARYGLQAGGAPGERLRYDGSLTQGAVPEMVDAPDQFAVFATQACVARQRGIPSAWTIVESLEAMAAATHGAVGATVLLDAGAPGQFEALASLVHQLRLTRPRTLKIVVRETEGKLRTHSEQALLRLGVSAVAYRELGFSRLLRLLEDIRHQAYAHPVAQDYEQALAHFMPDPVRGYQPPARFVELAQAMLERTQAVGLTHCLARLQLLPRVAHLDALRVCQAARDGDLITADQDGLYVFLFACREPDLELALNHLFRLPLSQLFSSQTSDGTADGIAVMLDRLRGAARQGLPDYLPLLAPQGPRTMPPHTPPAPPADTTQAALPDAASAPAAPPATPRAPSLRLSARPIGRRAPQAGTRTTPSGVDA; translated from the coding sequence ATGCCTGACAGCCTTGCCGTCGTCTCGAAGCCCTCCGTCGTGGGCTTCCTTTCCTCGTGGTGGCGTGGGGGGCGTGCCCGCCCCGCACGCCCAGCCCTGTCCGCCGGCCTGGGCATTGATGGCCTGCCCGAAGGCGTGGGCCATGTTCCCGTGGGCACGCCCGCCGCGCTGCTCGTTCAGGACGAGGCCCACTATGGCGCCTGGCTCCCCCACCTGCTGGCCGATCTGCTGGCGGCGGGGCCGGTGTTCGTCCTGGCCCCGCAGCCGCAGGCGCTGGACCGGCTGCTGCGGGTGCCCGCGCTGAAGCAAGCGCACGAGGCCCGCCGGCTGCGCGCCTGGGTGCTCCCGCCCGCCGCCCAGCGCCAGCTGCAGCAGGATGGCCTGGGCGGCCTGATGCGCGAACTGGCACAGGTAGGCTGCACCGACCGGGACAGCCTGTGCCTGCTGGATGCCAACGCGCTGCTGGCCGGCGCCACGATCGCCCAGCTCGAGCGCCTGGGGGGCCAGTTGCGCCGCTGGAGCGCGGCACGCCCGCGTCCTTTCGCGCTGCTCTTTCCCACCTACCTCTGCCAGGAGGACATCACGGGCACGGTGCGATCCCTGGGCCACACCTTCAGCCATGTGGCCCAGCTCGGCACCGCGTCCGGACAGCCCGGGCTGACCCTGTACCGCTGGGATGCCGACCATGGCGCCGTCTTCAACGCCCGCTACGGCCTGCAGGCTGGTGGCGCGCCCGGCGAGCGCCTGCGCTACGACGGCAGCCTGACCCAGGGCGCGGTTCCCGAAATGGTGGATGCGCCCGACCAGTTCGCCGTGTTCGCCACGCAGGCCTGCGTGGCCCGGCAAAGGGGCATCCCCAGTGCCTGGACCATCGTCGAATCGCTCGAGGCCATGGCGGCCGCCACGCACGGCGCCGTGGGCGCGACCGTGCTGCTCGATGCCGGCGCACCGGGCCAGTTCGAGGCCCTGGCCTCGCTGGTGCACCAGCTGCGGCTCACCCGGCCGCGCACCCTCAAGATCGTCGTGCGCGAAACCGAAGGCAAGCTGCGCACCCACAGCGAACAAGCACTGCTGCGCCTGGGCGTGAGCGCGGTGGCGTACCGCGAGCTGGGCTTCTCGCGCCTGCTGCGGCTGCTGGAGGACATTCGCCACCAGGCCTACGCACACCCCGTCGCTCAGGACTACGAGCAGGCGCTGGCCCATTTCATGCCCGACCCGGTGCGCGGCTACCAGCCGCCCGCGCGGTTCGTGGAACTCGCGCAGGCCATGCTGGAGCGCACCCAGGCCGTGGGCCTCACCCATTGCCTGGCACGCCTGCAGCTGCTGCCGCGCGTGGCGCATCTGGATGCCCTGCGGGTCTGCCAGGCCGCACGCGATGGAGACCTGATCACGGCCGACCAGGACGGCCTGTACGTCTTCCTGTTCGCCTGCCGCGAACCCGACCTTGAACTGGCACTGAACCATCTCTTCAGGCTCCCGTTGTCCCAGTTGTTCTCGTCCCAGACCTCGGACGGCACCGCCGACGGCATCGCGGTCATGCTGGACCGCCTGCGCGGCGCTGCCAGGCAAGGCCTGCCGGACTACCTTCCCCTGCTGGCCCCGCAGGGTCCTCGCACCATGCCTCCCCACACTCCACCGGCACCGCCCGCCGATACCACGCAGGCGGCCCTGCCCGACGCAGCATCGGCCCCGGCAGCGCCCCCCGCCACCCCACGCGCACCCAGCCTGCGCCTGAGCGCACGCCCCATCGGCCGGCGTGCGCCGCAGGCCGGCACACGCACCACGCCATCGGGAGTCGACGCATGA